The nucleotide window AAGGAAAAACAGTTTATCATCGTGTCACATGGACAGATAATTCAAATGGTACGGTGAGACAGCTTTGGGAAACCGTAACAGATGGTGAAGATGTAACTGTGGTCTTTGATGGTTTATACAAGCGCAAAAATTAGTTAGCTTGTAATTTAGAGTCACCTATAATGAATTTAAGTTTATTTAATTGGTGTAAGACTTTCGTAGCCCTAAATTCTGAAAAATCACTTAGTGCATGATCAGTTTGCCTCAGATTGTAAGCATCCTCAATAAGTCGAAGGTATTCCTTATATAATTTTAACCTTTTTTTAATTTTAACCTTTTTTGAAGTAAGCGCTCTGTATTCTGCACGATAATTGATGATTAATTTAGTAACCTAAGTTACTAAAAAAAAGTATATAAGGTGCTGGTTTAGGTTGAAAATAATGTTAAATTATTAATCTTGAAGCGCAAACACCTTTTTCAATAAATCCGTAGTTCTTGATGATACTTTGTTTCTTATTTCCTTCTCTTCTAAGGCAATCATAGTATAAACACCTTTTAAAGCTTCTGTAGTCACATAGTCTGTTAAATCTGGATTTACATTATTAGTAAGCGGTAAGTTATTGTATTTGGTAATGAGATTATGCCATATTTGGTCTGCGCCAACTTTACCGAAAGAGTTGCTTATTACAGGCTTAAATTTGTTGTACAGTTGTGTCTGTGTCTTAGAAGTTAGGTATTCGGTAGCTGCGTTGTCTTCGCCAAGAAGAATAGCTTTTGCATCATTAAAAGTAATGTCCTTAACGGCATTTACAAAAATGGGTGTGGCTTCTTTTACGGCATCTTCAGCTGCCCTATTAAGTGCCTTAATACCTTCGTCTGCCAAACTGCTTAAGCCT belongs to Winogradskyella sp. J14-2 and includes:
- a CDS encoding Lacal_2735 family protein is translated as MINYRAEYRALTSKKVKIKKRLKLYKEYLRLIEDAYNLRQTDHALSDFSEFRATKVLHQLNKLKFIIGDSKLQAN
- a CDS encoding DUF4197 domain-containing protein, whose product is MFKRIFILLVVFNLTACAELQDVVNQLPQSGGIGNTDIAAGLRQALNMGIDKQVTKLTQTDGFYKNELVKILLPEALQKVDDALRKIGLSSLADEGIKALNRAAEDAVKEATPIFVNAVKDITFNDAKAILLGEDNAATEYLTSKTQTQLYNKFKPVISNSFGKVGADQIWHNLITKYNNLPLTNNVNPDLTDYVTTEALKGVYTMIALEEKEIRNKVSSRTTDLLKKVFALQD